The following are encoded together in the Flavobacterium sp. TR2 genome:
- the rpsA gene encoding 30S ribosomal protein S1, whose protein sequence is MSEQTKSQEEFLANFNWHNFQEGIDAVDEKNLQEFEELVSKTFIATDQEEVVEGVVVRITDRDVIVDINAKSEGVISLNEFRYNPNLKVGDKVEVLIDIREDKTGQLVLSHRKARTIKSWDRVIAANETGEIVNGFVKCRTKGGMIVDVFGIEAFLPGSQIDVKPIRDYDVYVNKMMEFKVVKINHEFKNVVVSHKALIEADIEVQKKEIIGQLQKGQVLEGVVKNITSYGVFIDLGGVDGLIHITDLSWSRINHPSEVLELDQKLNVVILDFDDEKTRIQLGLKQLNAHPWDALDANLTVGDKVKGKVVVIADYGAFIEVAEGVEGLIHVSEMSWSTHLRSAQDFVKVGDVVEAVILTLDREDRKMSLGIKQLTQDPWTDITSKYPVGSKHTGIVRNFTNFGIFVELEEGIDGLIYISDLSWTKKIKHPSEFVNVGEKLDVVVLELDVEGRKLSLGHKQTTANPWDQYEDSFAVGTIHNGEISEIVDKGATVEFGDDIVAFIPTRHLEKEDGKKLKKGDTADFKVIEFNKEFKRVVASHTAIFREEEEKNVKAAAETTASASTNAPAATLGDNNDVLAALKAKMEKTEKK, encoded by the coding sequence ATGTCTGAACAAACAAAATCACAAGAAGAGTTTTTAGCAAATTTTAACTGGCACAACTTCCAAGAAGGAATCGATGCAGTAGATGAGAAAAACTTGCAAGAGTTTGAAGAACTAGTATCAAAAACTTTCATCGCTACAGATCAAGAAGAAGTAGTTGAAGGAGTTGTAGTTAGAATTACAGATAGAGACGTTATCGTTGACATCAATGCTAAATCTGAAGGTGTTATTTCTTTAAACGAATTTCGTTACAACCCAAACTTAAAAGTAGGTGACAAAGTTGAAGTATTAATCGACATCCGTGAGGATAAAACAGGTCAATTAGTATTATCTCACAGAAAAGCACGTACTATCAAATCTTGGGATAGAGTTATTGCAGCTAATGAAACTGGAGAAATCGTTAACGGTTTTGTTAAATGCAGAACTAAAGGAGGTATGATTGTTGACGTATTCGGAATCGAAGCGTTCTTACCTGGATCTCAAATTGACGTTAAGCCAATTAGAGACTACGATGTATATGTAAACAAAATGATGGAATTCAAAGTGGTAAAAATCAACCACGAATTCAAAAACGTTGTTGTATCTCATAAAGCTCTTATCGAGGCTGATATTGAAGTACAGAAAAAAGAGATCATCGGTCAATTACAAAAAGGACAAGTATTAGAAGGTGTTGTTAAAAACATCACTTCTTATGGTGTGTTCATTGACTTAGGTGGTGTTGATGGATTAATTCACATTACTGACCTTTCTTGGAGCAGAATCAACCACCCAAGTGAAGTTCTTGAATTAGACCAAAAATTAAACGTTGTAATCCTTGATTTCGATGATGAGAAAACAAGAATTCAATTAGGATTGAAACAATTAAACGCTCACCCATGGGATGCTTTAGATGCTAACTTAACTGTTGGTGATAAAGTAAAAGGTAAAGTAGTTGTAATCGCTGATTACGGTGCATTTATCGAAGTTGCTGAAGGTGTTGAAGGTTTAATCCACGTTTCTGAAATGTCATGGTCAACTCACTTACGTTCTGCACAGGACTTCGTGAAAGTTGGAGATGTTGTTGAAGCAGTTATCTTAACTCTTGACAGAGAAGATCGTAAGATGTCATTAGGTATCAAACAATTGACTCAAGATCCATGGACTGACATTACTTCTAAATACCCAGTAGGTTCTAAACATACAGGTATCGTTAGAAACTTTACAAACTTTGGTATTTTCGTAGAATTAGAAGAAGGAATTGATGGATTAATCTACATTTCTGACCTTTCTTGGACTAAGAAAATTAAACACCCATCTGAGTTTGTAAACGTTGGTGAAAAACTTGATGTTGTAGTATTAGAATTAGATGTTGAAGGACGTAAATTATCTTTAGGTCACAAACAAACTACTGCTAATCCTTGGGATCAATACGAAGATTCTTTCGCTGTAGGAACTATCCACAACGGTGAGATTTCTGAAATCGTTGACAAAGGAGCTACTGTAGAATTCGGAGATGATATCGTTGCTTTCATTCCTACTCGTCACTTAGAAAAAGAAGACGGAAAGAAATTGAAAAAAGGTGATACAGCTGATTTCAAAGTAATTGAATTCAATAAAGAATTCAAAAGAGTAGTTGCTTCTCACACTGCTATCTTCAGAGAAGAAGAAGAGAAAAACGTGAAAGCTGCTGCTGAAACTACTGCATCTGCATCTACAAACGCACCAGCTGCGACTTTAGGTGATAACAATGATGTATTAGCTGCTTTAAAAGCTAAAATGGAAAAAACTGAGAAAAAATAA
- a CDS encoding nucleoside permease gives MGIKNRLILMSFLQFFVWGAWLITIGNYWFGTKNWEGTQFGLVFGTMGIASLFMPTLTGIIADRWVNAEKLYGILHILYAAVLFGIAQVTTPDTFIVVMLLAMCCYMPTIALSNSISYTSLKLNNKNIVKDFPPIRVWGTIGFIVAMWITNLSGSKATEYQFYIAGVGALILGIYAFTLPKCEPQRLIKENATWIETFGLESFKLFVNYKMALFFVFSMFLGGALQLTNAYGDVFLDEFKHFPKYADSFVIQYSTIIMSISQVSETLFILAIPFFLRRFGIKQVMLISMLAWVLRFGLFAFGDPVNGLWMIILSCIVYGMAFDFFNISGSLFVESNTDSKIRSSAQGLFMMMTNGVGAVLGSLTSGWAIDRFFTKSFNNSAELAGFLQTDAANEKMVEFVKSQGNSISSEGIFANPVLMKDWHTIWLSFAAYALVIAIAFAVLFKHKHDPKEIENLSH, from the coding sequence ATGGGGATTAAAAACAGATTGATTTTAATGAGCTTTCTTCAATTTTTTGTTTGGGGAGCCTGGCTTATAACAATTGGAAATTATTGGTTTGGTACAAAAAACTGGGAAGGCACACAGTTTGGATTAGTTTTTGGAACCATGGGAATTGCTTCTCTTTTTATGCCAACTCTAACAGGTATTATTGCTGACAGATGGGTAAATGCTGAAAAACTTTACGGAATTCTTCATATTTTGTACGCAGCGGTTTTGTTTGGAATTGCACAAGTTACAACGCCTGATACTTTTATTGTAGTGATGCTTTTGGCAATGTGCTGTTATATGCCGACAATCGCTCTTAGCAATTCTATATCTTATACTTCGCTCAAATTAAATAATAAAAACATTGTAAAAGATTTTCCGCCAATTCGTGTTTGGGGTACAATCGGTTTTATTGTTGCTATGTGGATTACCAATTTAAGCGGAAGCAAGGCAACAGAATATCAATTTTATATAGCTGGTGTCGGCGCTTTAATCCTTGGAATTTATGCTTTTACATTGCCAAAATGTGAGCCGCAGCGTTTGATTAAAGAAAATGCAACTTGGATTGAAACCTTCGGTTTAGAATCGTTTAAGCTTTTTGTAAACTATAAAATGGCTTTGTTTTTTGTTTTTTCTATGTTTTTAGGAGGAGCGCTTCAGCTGACAAATGCTTATGGGGATGTGTTTTTGGATGAATTTAAACACTTCCCAAAGTATGCTGATTCTTTTGTGATACAATACTCAACGATAATTATGTCAATTTCTCAAGTTTCTGAGACATTATTCATTTTGGCAATTCCGTTTTTCTTAAGACGTTTTGGAATCAAACAAGTAATGCTGATCAGTATGCTGGCTTGGGTTTTGCGTTTCGGATTGTTTGCTTTTGGAGATCCTGTAAACGGTTTATGGATGATTATCCTTTCTTGCATTGTGTACGGAATGGCATTTGATTTTTTCAATATTTCTGGATCATTGTTCGTAGAGAGCAATACCGATTCTAAAATTCGTTCTTCTGCGCAAGGTTTGTTTATGATGATGACCAATGGAGTAGGAGCGGTTTTAGGAAGCTTGACTTCTGGTTGGGCAATTGACCGTTTCTTTACAAAATCATTTAATAATAGCGCTGAACTTGCTGGATTTTTACAGACAGATGCAGCCAATGAAAAAATGGTCGAGTTTGTAAAAAGCCAAGGGAATTCAATTTCTAGTGAAGGTATTTTTGCAAATCCGGTTTTAATGAAAGATTGGCATACAATCTGGCTGTCTTTTGCAGCTTATGCTTTGGTAATTGCAATTGCCTTTGCTGTTTTGTTTAAACACAAGCACGATCCAAAAGAAATCGAGAACTTGAGTCATTAA
- the cmk gene encoding (d)CMP kinase, with protein sequence MKKITIAIDGFSSTGKSTLAKQLAKELGYVYVDTGAMYRAIAYFAMQHNLIGADFFKKEALIEALAAIKLEFKFNADLGFAEMYLNGENVEKQIRTIEVSNFVSTVAAVSEVRAKLVEQQQEMGVNKAIVMDGRDIGTVVFPNAELKIFMTASAETRAQRRFDELQQKGDNVSYEEVLKNVMERDYIDTHREDSPLIIADDAIEIDNSYLNKEEQFTAVLELVNDVVKTV encoded by the coding sequence TTGAAAAAAATTACCATTGCCATCGACGGATTTTCATCTACAGGTAAAAGCACTCTTGCAAAACAATTGGCAAAAGAATTAGGATATGTTTATGTAGATACTGGGGCAATGTATCGTGCTATTGCCTATTTTGCTATGCAGCATAACCTGATTGGCGCTGATTTTTTTAAGAAAGAAGCTTTGATTGAAGCATTAGCAGCTATTAAACTTGAATTTAAGTTTAATGCCGATTTAGGTTTTGCTGAAATGTATTTGAATGGTGAAAATGTAGAGAAACAAATTAGAACTATTGAAGTTTCTAATTTTGTAAGCACTGTAGCGGCAGTTTCAGAAGTTCGTGCCAAGCTTGTAGAACAGCAGCAGGAAATGGGTGTTAATAAAGCTATCGTTATGGATGGCCGCGATATTGGAACCGTAGTTTTTCCGAATGCAGAACTAAAAATCTTTATGACTGCCAGCGCAGAAACCCGCGCCCAAAGACGTTTTGACGAATTGCAGCAAAAAGGAGATAATGTGTCTTATGAAGAAGTTTTGAAAAATGTAATGGAAAGAGATTATATTGATACACACCGCGAAGATTCTCCATTGATAATTGCAGATGATGCAATTGAGATTGATAATTCTTACTTAAATAAAGAAGAACAATTTACCGCAGTTCTAGAATTGGTGAATGATGTTGTTAAAACAGTATAA
- the porQ gene encoding type IX secretion system protein PorQ, whose protein sequence is MLKKVVLFFVFLICSYSFGQVGGRYTYQFLNLTTSPRQAALGGDIITIYDEDVNQAMSNPALINADMDNHLALNYGSYYGETSYGTASYAYTYDRHLQTFYAGVTYVNYGTFEGYDENGEATSNFTGSEGALSLGYAYNVPYTDFYIGASAKLITSSLESYNSIGGAVDLGFLYVNEMNDLNFALVFRNMGTQFTTYSGIKENLPFEIVAGVSQELEHVPIRWHLSLENLQQWNISFSNPVRGETNIDGSTSPEKVSFVNNALRHVAFGVELFPKKAFNFRIGYNFRRGEELRVDEQRNFSGVSLGFGLKMNKLKFNYSYSRYTLAANTSLFGLTLNFQ, encoded by the coding sequence ATGCTTAAAAAAGTTGTTTTATTTTTTGTATTCTTAATTTGTTCGTACTCTTTCGGACAAGTTGGAGGGCGCTACACCTATCAATTTTTAAATCTAACCACTTCACCAAGACAGGCAGCATTAGGAGGAGATATTATTACGATATATGACGAAGATGTTAATCAGGCCATGTCAAATCCTGCTCTTATAAATGCTGATATGGACAATCATTTGGCATTAAATTACGGAAGTTATTACGGTGAAACCTCTTATGGAACTGCTTCATACGCTTACACGTACGATAGGCACCTGCAAACTTTTTATGCTGGGGTCACTTATGTAAACTACGGCACATTTGAGGGCTATGACGAAAATGGTGAAGCAACTTCTAATTTTACAGGAAGCGAAGGCGCGTTGTCGCTTGGATATGCGTACAATGTTCCCTATACAGATTTTTATATAGGAGCAAGCGCTAAATTGATAACATCGTCTCTTGAAAGTTATAATTCGATCGGAGGTGCAGTTGATTTGGGTTTTTTATATGTAAATGAAATGAATGATCTGAATTTTGCTCTTGTCTTTAGAAATATGGGAACACAGTTTACGACTTATTCAGGAATTAAAGAAAATCTGCCTTTTGAAATCGTTGCTGGTGTTTCGCAAGAGTTAGAACACGTGCCAATTCGCTGGCATCTTTCTTTGGAAAACCTCCAGCAGTGGAATATTTCTTTTTCGAATCCCGTTCGAGGAGAAACCAATATTGACGGATCTACAAGTCCAGAAAAAGTTTCATTTGTAAACAATGCATTGAGACACGTGGCATTTGGTGTTGAACTTTTTCCTAAAAAAGCTTTTAATTTTCGCATAGGATATAATTTCAGAAGAGGAGAGGAATTAAGAGTTGATGAGCAGCGCAATTTTTCAGGTGTTTCGTTAGGTTTTGGTTTAAAAATGAATAAGTTGAAATTTAATTATTCATATTCTAGATATACATTGGCCGCTAATACAAGTCTTTTTGGTCTGACATTAAATTTTCAATAA
- the lon gene encoding endopeptidase La, whose translation MSNHKILTIDNLSLQEFDSEAELIPLLTPEDEEEMNNEELPVSLPILPLRNTVLFPGVVIPISAGRDKSIKLINDANAGGKIIGVVSQINEEDEDPSKDDIHKVGTVARILRVLKMPDGNVTVILQGKKRFEIDEVVLEEPYMTATIKEVAEERPDENDTEFTAILDSVKELAIQIIKESPNIPSEATFAIKNIESQSFLINFVSSNMNLSVKEKQGLLSINGLKERALETLRYMNVELQKLELKNDIQSKVRFDLDQQQREYFLHQQMKTIQEELGGVSQEEEMDEMGQKAKTKKWDEKTQKHFEKELSKMRRMNPQSPDFGIQRNYLELFLELPWGEYSKDKFDLKHAQKVLDKDHFGLDEVKKRMIEHLAVLKLRNDMKSPIICLTGPPGVGKTSIGRSVAEALGREYVRISLGGLRDEAEIRGHRKTYIGAMPGRIIQSLKKAGTSNPVFILDEIDKLSNGNSGDPSSALLEVLDPEQNNAFYDNFLEMGYDLSKVMFIATSNNMAAIQPALRDRMEVIKMSGYTIEEKVEIAKRHLFPKQLEAHGLTAKDLTIGKKQLEKIIEGYTRESGVRNLETKIAQVIRNAAKSVAMEEEYNKKVTDEDIVAILGVPRLERDKYENNDVAGVVTGLAWTSVGGDILFIESLISEGKGSLSITGNLGTVMKESATIALEYIKANAKKLGISTELFQKYNIHLHVPEGATPKDGPSAGIAMLTSLVSLLTQKKIKKSLAMTGEITLRGKVLPVGGIKEKILAAKRAGIKEIILCHENKSDIDEIKAEYLEGLTFHYVKEMSEVLAIALTDQKVKNAKDLK comes from the coding sequence ATGTCAAACCATAAAATACTTACTATTGACAATCTGTCACTTCAAGAATTTGACTCAGAGGCAGAATTAATTCCATTGTTGACACCAGAAGACGAGGAGGAAATGAATAATGAAGAGCTTCCTGTTTCGCTTCCCATTTTACCTTTACGTAATACTGTATTGTTTCCAGGAGTTGTTATTCCAATTTCTGCTGGAAGAGATAAGTCTATCAAACTAATTAACGATGCTAACGCAGGCGGGAAAATTATTGGTGTTGTATCTCAAATTAATGAAGAAGACGAAGATCCGTCAAAAGATGATATTCATAAAGTAGGAACTGTAGCACGCATTTTACGCGTGCTAAAAATGCCTGACGGAAACGTTACGGTTATACTTCAAGGAAAAAAACGTTTCGAAATTGACGAAGTAGTTTTAGAAGAGCCGTACATGACAGCAACAATCAAAGAAGTTGCGGAAGAACGTCCAGACGAAAACGACACTGAATTTACAGCGATTTTAGATTCGGTAAAAGAATTGGCAATTCAGATTATCAAAGAAAGTCCAAATATTCCTTCAGAAGCTACTTTTGCTATTAAAAACATTGAAAGCCAGTCGTTTTTGATCAATTTTGTTTCTTCAAACATGAATTTGTCTGTAAAAGAAAAACAAGGGCTTTTATCGATAAATGGTTTAAAAGAACGTGCTTTAGAGACGTTGCGTTATATGAATGTTGAACTTCAGAAATTAGAATTGAAGAATGATATTCAGTCAAAAGTTCGTTTCGATTTAGATCAGCAGCAAAGAGAATATTTCCTTCACCAGCAAATGAAAACCATCCAAGAAGAATTGGGAGGCGTTTCTCAGGAAGAGGAAATGGACGAAATGGGGCAGAAGGCGAAAACCAAAAAGTGGGACGAAAAAACGCAGAAGCATTTCGAGAAAGAATTGTCTAAAATGCGCCGCATGAATCCGCAATCTCCAGATTTTGGAATTCAGCGCAATTACTTAGAGCTGTTTTTAGAATTGCCTTGGGGCGAATATTCTAAAGATAAATTTGATTTGAAACACGCTCAGAAAGTTTTAGATAAAGATCATTTCGGTCTTGATGAAGTAAAGAAAAGAATGATTGAGCATTTGGCAGTTTTAAAATTGCGAAATGATATGAAATCACCAATTATATGTCTAACTGGACCTCCAGGAGTTGGTAAAACTTCTATCGGACGTTCGGTGGCAGAAGCTTTAGGGCGTGAGTATGTTCGTATATCTTTAGGCGGATTGCGTGACGAAGCAGAAATTCGAGGTCATAGAAAAACCTATATCGGAGCAATGCCAGGACGAATCATTCAGAGTTTGAAAAAGGCAGGAACGTCAAACCCTGTGTTTATTTTAGACGAAATTGATAAATTGTCAAATGGAAACAGCGGAGATCCTTCTTCAGCTTTATTAGAGGTTTTAGATCCAGAGCAAAACAACGCTTTTTATGATAACTTCCTCGAAATGGGATATGACTTGTCTAAAGTAATGTTTATTGCGACGTCAAATAACATGGCAGCGATTCAGCCGGCTTTGCGCGACAGAATGGAAGTAATCAAAATGTCGGGCTACACTATTGAAGAAAAAGTTGAAATAGCTAAAAGGCATTTATTTCCAAAACAATTGGAAGCTCACGGTTTAACTGCAAAAGATCTGACTATTGGTAAAAAGCAATTAGAAAAGATTATTGAAGGCTATACAAGAGAATCTGGTGTTCGTAATTTAGAAACTAAGATTGCGCAAGTAATTAGAAATGCAGCAAAATCTGTTGCAATGGAAGAGGAGTACAACAAAAAAGTTACTGATGAAGACATTGTAGCAATTTTGGGAGTGCCAAGATTAGAGCGTGATAAATACGAAAACAATGATGTTGCTGGTGTTGTAACAGGTTTGGCTTGGACAAGTGTTGGCGGAGATATTTTATTTATTGAATCTTTGATTTCTGAAGGAAAAGGCTCATTGAGCATTACAGGAAATCTTGGAACTGTAATGAAAGAATCAGCTACAATTGCATTAGAATACATAAAGGCAAATGCTAAGAAATTAGGCATTAGCACTGAGCTTTTTCAAAAATATAACATTCACTTGCACGTTCCCGAAGGAGCGACTCCAAAAGACGGGCCAAGTGCAGGTATTGCAATGCTTACTTCTTTAGTTTCGCTTTTAACTCAGAAAAAAATTAAGAAGAGCCTAGCTATGACAGGTGAAATCACTCTTCGCGGAAAAGTGTTGCCTGTTGGCGGAATTAAAGAAAAAATCTTAGCAGCCAAAAGAGCGGGAATTAAGGAAATCATTCTTTGCCACGAAAACAAAAGTGATATAGACGAAATCAAAGCAGAGTATTTAGAAGGCTTGACTTTTCATTATGTTAAAGAAATGAGCGAAGTCTTAGCAATAGCTTTGACTGATCAAAAAGTTAAAAATGCTAAAGATTTGAAGTGA
- a CDS encoding RNA polymerase sigma factor: protein MSRNNQNIEELIALCKSNNQKAQFEIYNRYCKAMYNVAFRIVKDEHFAQDVMQEGFLKAFTKINDYKQEVAFGAWLKKIIINYSIDFYKKKNSFQVEDLSKQLYKIEENDGIISENIDLSSLKVKQVLDTILQLKDNYRMVLTLFYIEGYDQEEICEILNITYANCRTTLSRAKDSLRKKLEEI, encoded by the coding sequence TTGAGCAGAAACAACCAAAATATCGAAGAACTGATTGCGCTTTGCAAAAGCAACAATCAAAAAGCGCAGTTTGAAATATACAATCGCTATTGTAAGGCAATGTACAATGTGGCTTTTCGTATTGTTAAAGACGAACATTTTGCACAAGATGTCATGCAGGAAGGTTTCTTAAAAGCTTTTACAAAAATTAATGACTATAAACAAGAAGTGGCTTTTGGAGCATGGTTAAAAAAAATAATCATCAATTATAGCATCGATTTTTATAAGAAGAAAAATTCTTTTCAAGTAGAAGACCTAAGTAAACAGCTTTACAAAATCGAAGAAAACGACGGAATTATTTCTGAAAATATTGACTTAAGTTCTCTAAAAGTAAAACAAGTTTTGGACACCATTTTACAACTGAAAGATAATTACAGAATGGTATTGACGCTTTTTTACATTGAAGGTTATGATCAAGAAGAAATCTGCGAGATTTTAAATATCACATACGCAAATTGCAGAACAACCTTGAGCAGAGCAAAAGATAGTTTGAGAAAAAAATTGGAAGAAATATAA
- a CDS encoding anti-sigma factor, protein MKNEKDNLDELFNRFENQWDIQDLNPDHQMDFLQKLNKKEPAKRYWFVTAIAASIVLMLGVSLFYKNEKPKEFKFASKETKRTDSIFNILIDNELVKLKEKNSPENQQIINDAMKQMKTFDADYQKIINELQKNGENKQIIYAMISNLQTRISFLQTVLKRIEDNEKLKNTSNEKTL, encoded by the coding sequence ATGAAAAATGAAAAAGACAACCTAGACGAATTATTCAACAGATTTGAAAACCAATGGGATATTCAGGACTTAAACCCTGATCATCAGATGGATTTTCTTCAAAAATTAAACAAAAAAGAGCCTGCAAAAAGATACTGGTTCGTGACTGCTATTGCCGCTTCGATTGTATTGATGCTTGGAGTGTCTCTTTTTTATAAAAATGAAAAACCAAAAGAATTCAAATTTGCTTCTAAAGAGACTAAACGTACCGATTCTATTTTCAACATTCTGATTGACAACGAACTGGTTAAACTAAAAGAGAAAAATTCGCCAGAAAATCAGCAGATTATTAATGATGCTATGAAACAGATGAAAACTTTTGATGCTGATTATCAAAAAATCATCAATGAACTGCAAAAAAATGGTGAGAACAAACAAATTATTTATGCGATGATTAGCAATCTCCAAACACGTATTTCTTTTTTGCAAACCGTTTTGAAAAGAATTGAAGACAACGAAAAACTAAAAAACACCTCTAATGAAAAAACACTATAA
- a CDS encoding head GIN domain-containing protein, with protein MKKSILLLALAAFFTNSTVNAQNKVQGNGKVVTETRTTGGYDGIKIAGSFDVNLVSGKEGKITIKGEENLLAVIKVEVEDNSLKIYVDKGTQIRTSSGKIQVTVPFEKISELSLAGSGDIQSKDVIKNDNLAVKLSGSGNFSLPVDTNSLELHVSGSGNINLKGTATKLTTKLSGSGDIDASSLKSKIVEANVSGSGNSKVTCDESITARVAGSGNIKYIGNPEKRDVKVSGSGTITKG; from the coding sequence ATGAAAAAGTCAATTTTATTATTAGCGCTAGCTGCATTTTTTACAAATAGCACAGTTAATGCGCAAAACAAAGTACAAGGCAACGGAAAAGTAGTTACCGAAACCAGAACCACTGGAGGTTACGACGGCATTAAAATAGCTGGTTCTTTTGACGTAAACTTAGTGTCTGGAAAAGAGGGAAAAATTACAATCAAAGGAGAAGAAAATTTATTAGCAGTTATCAAAGTAGAAGTTGAAGATAATTCGTTAAAAATTTATGTTGATAAAGGAACTCAAATACGCACAAGCTCAGGTAAAATTCAAGTTACAGTTCCATTTGAGAAAATTTCAGAATTAAGTTTGGCGGGCTCAGGAGATATCCAGTCGAAAGACGTAATCAAAAATGATAATCTTGCAGTAAAATTATCCGGTTCAGGAAACTTCAGTCTACCAGTTGACACAAACAGTTTAGAATTGCACGTAAGCGGATCTGGAAATATTAATTTAAAAGGAACAGCTACGAAACTTACAACCAAGCTTTCTGGCTCTGGCGATATTGATGCTTCCAGCTTAAAATCTAAAATTGTAGAAGCAAACGTTTCTGGGTCTGGAAATAGCAAAGTGACTTGCGACGAAAGCATTACAGCAAGAGTTGCAGGTTCTGGAAATATAAAATATATAGGAAATCCTGAGAAAAGAGATGTAAAAGTTTCGGGATCGGGAACTATTACAAAAGGTTAA
- a CDS encoding MFS transporter, which produces MKNLQKGDKKLLNAWAFYDWANSVYTLTIASAVFPIFYEALFSDRDHYIDVFGLHLKNSALISFITAAAFLVVSFISPLLSGIADYVGNKKSFMKFFCYMGALSCMGLYWFNLENIYVGLAFYFLGLLGYWGSLVFYNSYLPDIAFEEQQDRISAKGYSLGYIGSVILLIINLAMIMKPKLFGISGTEGEAAMKAMRYSFVMVGVWWILFSQYTYYYLPKGSKETGQKLTKSVVFNGFKELKKVWGLLNDNVPLRRYLGGFFVSSMAVQTVMLVATYFGAQEIQWETKEQSTIGLIICILIIQLVAVVGAVLTSRASEKFGNVPTLIFINAIWAVFCALAYFIILPMHFYVMATVAGFVMGGIQALSRSTYSKLLPETEDTASFFSFYDVAEKIGIVIGMCVYGIIDQITGSPRAAIVILAIFFITSIFLLRRVHKKDVSN; this is translated from the coding sequence ATGAAAAACCTACAAAAAGGAGATAAGAAGCTTTTAAATGCTTGGGCATTTTATGATTGGGCAAATTCTGTTTATACGCTTACAATCGCTTCGGCAGTTTTTCCAATTTTTTATGAAGCATTATTTAGCGATCGCGACCATTATATTGATGTTTTCGGTCTCCATCTAAAAAACTCAGCCTTAATTAGTTTTATTACAGCAGCTGCCTTTTTGGTTGTTTCCTTTATTTCGCCATTATTATCGGGTATTGCCGATTATGTCGGAAACAAAAAATCCTTCATGAAATTTTTCTGCTACATGGGAGCTTTGTCATGTATGGGATTGTATTGGTTTAACCTTGAAAATATCTATGTCGGATTGGCATTCTATTTCCTTGGATTATTAGGATACTGGGGAAGTTTAGTTTTCTATAATTCATATCTCCCAGATATTGCTTTTGAAGAACAGCAAGATAGGATTAGCGCAAAAGGATATTCATTAGGTTACATCGGAAGTGTTATTTTGCTGATCATAAATCTAGCCATGATCATGAAGCCAAAACTTTTTGGAATATCAGGAACTGAAGGAGAAGCTGCGATGAAAGCAATGCGTTATTCTTTTGTAATGGTTGGAGTTTGGTGGATTTTATTTAGCCAATATACCTATTATTATTTACCTAAAGGAAGTAAAGAAACAGGGCAGAAGCTAACAAAATCTGTAGTATTTAATGGTTTTAAGGAACTAAAAAAGGTTTGGGGGTTATTGAATGATAATGTTCCGTTAAGACGTTATCTAGGCGGTTTCTTTGTTTCTAGTATGGCAGTACAAACTGTAATGCTTGTTGCGACATATTTTGGAGCTCAAGAAATTCAATGGGAAACCAAAGAGCAAAGCACAATTGGTTTGATCATTTGTATTTTAATCATTCAATTGGTTGCTGTTGTAGGGGCAGTACTAACTTCAAGAGCTTCTGAAAAATTTGGAAACGTTCCAACATTAATTTTTATCAATGCGATTTGGGCAGTGTTTTGCGCATTAGCTTACTTTATTATACTTCCAATGCATTTTTATGTAATGGCTACGGTTGCTGGATTTGTAATGGGAGGAATTCAAGCTTTGTCTCGTTCAACTTATTCTAAATTATTGCCAGAAACAGAAGATACGGCATCATTCTTTAGTTTTTATGATGTGGCAGAAAAAATTGGAATCGTGATCGGAATGTGCGTTTACGGAATTATCGATCAAATTACAGGAAGCCCTCGTGCGGCGATTGTGATCTTAGCAATATTCTTTATAACGTCAATTTTCCTTTTAAGAAGAGTGCATAAAAAAGACGTTTCAAATTAA